From Saccharothrix espanaensis DSM 44229, the proteins below share one genomic window:
- a CDS encoding helix-turn-helix domain-containing protein translates to MIPWRTGRNHASSPPRSRARRRDRLTPQKLQVVRPAGGGTSPQIATQLFVSPRAVEHHRYRSLPKLGVRSRRALSTVDVG, encoded by the coding sequence GTGATTCCCTGGCGAACCGGGCGCAACCACGCGAGCTCGCCGCCGAGATCGCGGGCGCGTCGGCGGGACCGTCTCACCCCGCAGAAGCTCCAGGTCGTCCGACCGGCGGGGGGCGGCACGAGCCCGCAGATCGCCACGCAGCTGTTCGTCAGCCCGCGCGCGGTCGAGCACCACCGGTATCGGTCGTTGCCGAAGCTCGGCGTCCGGTCGCGGCGCGCTCTGTCCACAGTGGACGTCGGCTGA
- a CDS encoding TauD/TfdA dioxygenase family protein has translation MTQIEPLTPVLGARVTGVDLAGVRSAEAGAPLRAALVEHKVLVFPDQSLTPTAHRGFAAALGELTPAHPVVPGLDADHPEIYVLDAGDGGKAPVWHTDVTFMARPPLGSVLRAVTLPPTGGDTCWTDLEAAYLFLSEPLRDLADKLTAVHDGRKDFEEYLHERLGGEGNTWEGQRIRSLEPVEHPVVRVHPESGRRSLFVNPGFTTRLLGVSEAESRALLDVFFAAVGRPEFTVRHRWREGDVVVWDNRSTAHYAVDDYGDQRRVMHRITLRGDVPVGV, from the coding sequence ATGACGCAGATCGAGCCGCTCACGCCCGTTCTCGGCGCGCGGGTGACCGGCGTCGACCTCGCCGGCGTGCGGTCCGCCGAGGCGGGCGCACCGCTGCGCGCGGCGCTGGTCGAGCACAAGGTGTTGGTGTTCCCCGACCAGTCGCTGACCCCGACCGCCCACCGCGGGTTCGCCGCCGCGCTGGGCGAGCTGACCCCGGCGCACCCCGTCGTGCCGGGGCTGGACGCGGACCACCCCGAGATCTACGTGCTCGACGCGGGCGACGGCGGCAAGGCCCCGGTGTGGCACACCGACGTCACGTTCATGGCCCGCCCGCCGCTCGGCTCGGTGCTGCGGGCGGTGACCCTGCCGCCGACCGGCGGCGACACGTGCTGGACCGACCTGGAGGCGGCCTACCTGTTCCTGTCCGAGCCGCTGCGCGACCTGGCCGACAAGCTGACCGCGGTGCACGACGGGCGCAAGGACTTCGAGGAGTACCTGCACGAGCGCCTGGGCGGCGAGGGCAACACGTGGGAGGGACAGCGCATCCGTTCGCTGGAACCGGTCGAGCACCCCGTGGTGCGGGTGCACCCCGAGTCCGGGCGGCGGAGCCTGTTCGTCAACCCCGGCTTCACCACGCGGCTGCTCGGCGTGTCGGAGGCGGAGAGCCGGGCACTGCTGGACGTCTTCTTCGCCGCGGTCGGCCGACCGGAGTTCACCGTGCGGCACCGCTGGCGAGAGGGTGACGTGGTGGTGTGGGACAACCGGAGCACGGCGCACTACGCGGTGGACGACTACGGCGACCAACGCCGCGTGATGCACCGGATCACCTTGCGCGGAGACGTGCCGGTCGGGGTTTAG
- a CDS encoding ABC transporter ATP-binding protein, which produces MGEPLVDLVGVEHRYRAKNVDVPALGPLDLSVAAGEFLVVVGPSGSGKSTLLRLVGGFERPTTGQVRVLGATPVPGRDVGTVFQQPRLFPWQTVGGNVATALRWAGVPRAARPQRTRDLLDQVGLAELGPRRTWEISGGQQQRVAIARALAARPRLLLMDEPFAALDALTRERLQEDVRSLTDGERGVVFVTHSVDEAVYLASRVVVLSDRPGRIALDLPVALPRTGVSADELRGSAEFAALRGEVAGAVRAVAA; this is translated from the coding sequence GTGGGTGAGCCGCTGGTCGACCTGGTCGGCGTGGAGCACCGCTACCGGGCCAAGAACGTGGACGTGCCCGCTCTCGGGCCGCTGGACCTGAGCGTGGCAGCCGGCGAGTTCCTGGTCGTGGTCGGGCCGTCCGGGTCCGGCAAGAGCACCCTGCTCCGGCTCGTCGGCGGGTTCGAGCGGCCGACCACCGGCCAGGTCCGGGTGCTCGGCGCGACACCGGTTCCCGGCCGCGACGTCGGCACGGTGTTCCAGCAGCCCAGGCTGTTCCCGTGGCAGACCGTGGGCGGCAACGTCGCCACCGCGCTGCGCTGGGCGGGCGTCCCGCGCGCCGCGCGGCCCCAGCGCACCCGCGACCTGCTCGACCAGGTGGGCCTGGCCGAACTCGGGCCGCGCCGCACGTGGGAGATCTCCGGCGGCCAGCAGCAGCGGGTGGCGATCGCGCGGGCGCTCGCCGCCCGGCCCCGGCTGCTGCTCATGGACGAGCCGTTCGCCGCGCTGGACGCGTTGACCCGCGAACGGCTCCAGGAGGACGTCCGGTCGCTGACCGACGGCGAGCGGGGCGTGGTGTTCGTGACGCACAGCGTGGACGAGGCCGTGTACCTGGCCAGCCGCGTGGTCGTGCTGTCCGACCGGCCCGGTCGGATCGCGCTGGACCTGCCCGTCGCGCTGCCGCGCACGGGTGTCTCCGCCGACGAGCTGCGCGGCTCGGCCGAGTTCGCCGCCCTGCGCGGCGAGGTGGCCGGCGCGGTCCGCGCCGTGGCGGCCTGA
- a CDS encoding taurine ABC transporter substrate-binding protein, translated as MPVTRRSVLSLLAAAPVLAACGVGGSSSSGAGGRQVRIAYQNFADSTLLLKDQAVLEKALPDHRIAWTSFDSGASINTAFLGGAIDLAVIGSSPAAAGLCPPLNIPYQVVELLNVIGDSEALVVRKGSGITDIKGLAGRKVAAPFSSTAHYSLLAAFEQAGVDPASVTLVDLEPQNIQAAWQRGDIDGAYVWTPVLGVLQQDGITLTDSARLAAAGKPTLTFTVARKEFVEQNGDVLDKWLAATDDAIKKIKSEPRAVAEAVARQIGAGVDDALAQLKQNIYLDHAEQRAPEYFGTAEAPGKLADQLRAAAEFLHRQKKVESVPDVAAFRAALRVPRG; from the coding sequence ATGCCCGTCACCCGCAGATCGGTCCTGTCGTTGCTCGCCGCCGCGCCGGTGCTGGCCGCGTGCGGGGTGGGCGGCTCGTCGTCGTCCGGTGCGGGCGGGCGGCAGGTCCGCATCGCCTACCAGAACTTCGCGGACAGCACGCTGCTGCTCAAGGACCAGGCGGTGCTGGAGAAGGCGCTGCCCGACCACCGGATCGCCTGGACGTCGTTCGACTCCGGCGCGAGCATCAACACCGCGTTCCTCGGCGGTGCCATCGACCTGGCCGTCATCGGCAGCAGCCCGGCCGCCGCGGGGCTGTGCCCGCCGCTGAACATCCCCTACCAGGTGGTGGAACTGCTCAACGTGATCGGCGACAGCGAAGCGCTGGTGGTGCGCAAGGGAAGCGGCATCACCGACATCAAGGGGCTGGCGGGCCGCAAGGTCGCCGCGCCGTTCAGCTCCACCGCGCACTACAGCCTGCTGGCCGCCTTCGAGCAGGCGGGCGTCGACCCGGCGTCGGTGACGCTGGTGGACCTCGAACCGCAGAACATCCAGGCCGCCTGGCAGCGCGGGGACATCGACGGCGCGTACGTGTGGACGCCGGTGCTCGGCGTGCTCCAGCAGGACGGGATCACCCTCACCGACAGCGCCCGGCTCGCCGCCGCCGGCAAGCCGACGCTGACCTTCACCGTGGCGCGCAAGGAGTTCGTCGAGCAGAACGGCGACGTGCTGGACAAGTGGCTGGCCGCGACCGACGACGCCATCAAGAAGATCAAGAGCGAACCGAGGGCGGTGGCCGAGGCCGTGGCCCGGCAGATCGGCGCGGGCGTGGACGACGCGCTGGCGCAGCTCAAGCAGAACATCTACCTCGACCACGCCGAGCAGCGCGCGCCCGAGTACTTCGGCACGGCCGAGGCGCCGGGCAAGCTCGCCGACCAGCTCCGGGCGGCGGCGGAGTTCCTGCACCGGCAGAAGAAGGTCGAATCGGTGCCGGACGTGGCGGCGTTCCGCGCGGCCCTGCGGGTGCCGCGTGGGTGA
- a CDS encoding ABC transporter permease — protein sequence MAQKETRRVTLSATRAVLVRVAAVATLLAIWELLALAEFWPPAVLPGPGRVWEQLLAASDSGNGQGGYAGSTVVERLGVSLRRVGYGAGYGIVVGVLLGLAMGLVPLVRAVAEPFVTFLRALPPLAYLSLLVIWFGIDEEPKVYLLVVAAFPPVAVATAAAVTGVNRQYVEAAHALGASRLGVVGTVVLPASAPEILTGVRLAVGVAYSSVVAAETVNGADGIGGMVLNAQRYNQTAVVLLGLVVIGVTGLLIDTAILALQRAVSPWRGRA from the coding sequence ATGGCCCAGAAGGAAACGCGACGCGTCACGCTGTCCGCCACGCGCGCGGTCCTCGTCCGCGTCGCGGCGGTGGCGACGCTGCTCGCGATCTGGGAGTTGTTGGCGCTGGCCGAGTTCTGGCCGCCGGCGGTGCTCCCCGGCCCGGGGCGGGTGTGGGAGCAGCTGCTCGCCGCCTCCGACAGCGGCAACGGCCAGGGCGGGTACGCCGGGTCCACAGTGGTCGAGCGGCTCGGCGTGAGCCTGCGCCGGGTCGGCTACGGGGCCGGCTACGGGATCGTGGTCGGTGTCCTGCTGGGGCTGGCGATGGGGTTGGTCCCGCTGGTCCGCGCGGTGGCCGAACCGTTCGTGACGTTCCTGCGCGCGCTGCCGCCGCTGGCCTACCTCAGCCTGCTGGTCATCTGGTTCGGCATCGACGAGGAACCCAAGGTGTACCTGCTGGTGGTGGCGGCGTTCCCGCCCGTCGCGGTGGCCACGGCGGCGGCCGTGACCGGCGTGAACCGGCAGTACGTGGAGGCCGCCCACGCGCTGGGCGCGAGCAGGCTCGGTGTCGTCGGCACCGTCGTGCTGCCCGCGTCCGCGCCGGAGATCCTGACCGGCGTGCGGCTGGCCGTGGGCGTGGCCTACAGCTCGGTCGTCGCCGCCGAGACCGTCAACGGCGCGGACGGCATCGGGGGCATGGTCCTCAACGCCCAGCGCTACAACCAGACCGCGGTCGTCCTGCTCGGGCTCGTCGTCATCGGCGTGACCGGGCTGCTCATCGACACCGCCATCCTCGCGCTGCAACGCGCCGTCTCGCCGTGGCGGGGGCGGGCGTGA
- a CDS encoding DsbA family oxidoreductase has protein sequence MRVEIWSDLVCPWCYIGITRFERALAEFGHADDVEVVHRSYELDPSRAPGATESVPDMLTAKYGPRGATMDGEVAELARGEGLDYRTDREVGSTVDAHRLLHFAREQGLQHRLVKQLFTAHFGEGASLFTTESLVALAKDAGLDPVEARGVLEDPQSHLDAVRADEGEAARLGANGVPFFVIDRKYGVSGAQPVATFAEALTTAWADTHA, from the coding sequence ATGCGCGTTGAAATCTGGAGCGACCTCGTCTGCCCGTGGTGCTACATCGGCATCACCCGGTTCGAACGGGCCCTCGCCGAGTTCGGGCACGCCGACGACGTCGAGGTCGTGCACCGCTCGTACGAGCTGGACCCGTCCCGCGCCCCCGGCGCGACCGAGTCGGTGCCCGACATGCTCACCGCCAAGTACGGCCCGCGCGGCGCGACGATGGACGGCGAGGTCGCCGAGCTGGCCCGCGGCGAAGGTCTCGACTACCGGACCGACCGCGAGGTCGGCAGCACCGTCGACGCCCACCGGCTGCTGCACTTCGCCCGGGAGCAGGGCCTCCAGCACCGCCTGGTGAAGCAGTTGTTCACCGCGCACTTCGGCGAGGGCGCGTCGCTGTTCACCACCGAGTCCCTGGTCGCGCTCGCCAAGGACGCCGGGCTCGACCCGGTCGAGGCGCGCGGCGTGCTGGAGGACCCGCAGTCCCACCTCGACGCCGTCCGGGCCGACGAGGGCGAGGCCGCGCGGCTGGGCGCGAACGGCGTGCCGTTCTTCGTGATCGACCGCAAGTACGGCGTGTCCGGCGCGCAGCCCGTGGCGACCTTCGCCGAAGCGCTGACCACCGCCTGGGCCGACACCCACGCCTGA
- a CDS encoding winged helix-turn-helix transcriptional regulator — MKFDVFAKDCPSRAVLDHLTGRWGVLTLAGLRKGPARFNALRRRVDGVSEKMLAQTLQALERDGFVRREVLAAMPPSVNYSLTELGESTADHLLAFIDHVQARMPAVLDARASADAAQAR; from the coding sequence GTGAAGTTCGACGTCTTCGCCAAGGACTGCCCGTCGCGTGCGGTATTGGATCACCTGACCGGCCGGTGGGGCGTGCTGACCCTGGCCGGCCTGCGCAAGGGGCCCGCCCGGTTCAACGCGCTGCGCCGCCGCGTCGACGGGGTCAGCGAGAAGATGCTCGCCCAGACCCTCCAGGCGCTGGAGCGCGACGGTTTCGTGCGCCGCGAGGTGCTCGCGGCCATGCCGCCGAGCGTGAACTACTCGCTGACCGAACTCGGCGAGAGCACGGCGGACCACCTGCTCGCGTTCATCGACCACGTGCAGGCCCGGATGCCCGCCGTGCTCGACGCCCGCGCGTCGGCCGACGCGGCGCAGGCCCGCTGA
- a CDS encoding MarR family winged helix-turn-helix transcriptional regulator, with amino-acid sequence MRDEISELVDERFFAWMATWKAQTLAARRIEAVLRDHAGLTLTWGEVLSRLGAAEGHRLPMNELAQQVFVSRSGISQVVTAMAKQGLVERQGDPDNLRITYAVLTDQGREVLRGSTTTFLGAIREVFARHVTPEEARAITSAMNRVTEALGGAPEPPDAEAMIENLLRVVGETGPA; translated from the coding sequence ATGCGGGACGAGATCTCCGAGCTGGTGGACGAGCGGTTCTTCGCCTGGATGGCCACCTGGAAGGCGCAGACCCTGGCCGCGCGGCGGATCGAGGCCGTGCTGCGCGACCACGCCGGGCTCACCCTGACCTGGGGCGAGGTCCTCTCCCGGCTCGGCGCGGCCGAGGGCCACCGGCTGCCGATGAACGAACTGGCACAGCAGGTGTTCGTCTCGCGCAGCGGGATCAGCCAAGTGGTCACCGCGATGGCCAAGCAGGGCCTGGTCGAGCGCCAGGGCGATCCGGACAACCTGCGGATCACCTACGCGGTGCTGACCGACCAGGGCCGGGAGGTCCTGCGCGGCTCCACCACGACGTTCCTGGGCGCGATCCGCGAGGTGTTCGCCCGGCACGTGACCCCCGAGGAGGCCCGCGCCATCACCTCCGCGATGAACCGGGTGACCGAGGCTTTGGGCGGCGCCCCGGAACCGCCGGACGCCGAGGCGATGATCGAGAACCTGCTCCGCGTCGTGGGCGAGACCGGGCCCGCCTGA
- a CDS encoding MFS transporter produces the protein MERNGMRWALVAMLAAAAMDLIDTTIVTVAAPAIRADLAASAAEVEWSVAGYALAFGVGLVAGARTGDRFGRRPVFLAGVAGFVLASLACGLAPGPGVLVSARVVQGLAAAVMIPQVLTVIQVSVPRARRAGAFAAYGATAAIGTVSGPLLGGLLVEADLLGLGWRSVFLVNVPIGVLAFAVAALTLPDSRAPRARRLDVVGTVLLAAGLLLVLHPVAQGPRLGWPWWAVALPFCSVAVVAAFVAWQRRAPSPLVPLSLFRLHGFVGGACAQIALYAGVTGFFLVLAVELQTVHGFSAWGTGLTFVAWSAGIAVASAFSGRLAARWGRRLTVAGALVMCLGMIGLLVANGPVIGAADLVPGLFVAGLGMGLVAPTLVEVSLREVDLAHAGAASGVVATAGQLGGALGVVGLGAVHLVTGDLAAVLWCEVALFASVAVFLSAASRTRVA, from the coding sequence ATGGAGCGCAACGGGATGAGGTGGGCGCTGGTCGCGATGCTGGCCGCCGCGGCGATGGACCTGATCGACACCACGATCGTCACCGTCGCCGCGCCCGCGATCCGGGCCGACCTGGCCGCGAGCGCCGCCGAGGTCGAGTGGTCGGTGGCGGGCTACGCGCTGGCCTTCGGCGTCGGGCTGGTCGCCGGCGCGCGGACCGGTGACCGGTTCGGCCGGCGGCCGGTGTTCCTGGCCGGCGTGGCGGGGTTCGTCCTGGCCTCGCTCGCCTGCGGCCTCGCGCCCGGCCCCGGGGTGCTGGTCAGCGCGCGGGTCGTGCAGGGCTTGGCCGCGGCGGTGATGATCCCGCAGGTCCTGACCGTCATCCAGGTCTCGGTGCCGCGCGCCCGGCGGGCCGGGGCGTTCGCCGCGTACGGGGCGACGGCGGCGATCGGCACGGTGTCCGGTCCGCTGCTCGGCGGCCTGCTGGTCGAGGCCGACCTGCTCGGGCTCGGGTGGCGGTCGGTCTTCCTGGTCAACGTGCCGATCGGCGTGCTCGCGTTCGCCGTCGCGGCGCTCACCCTGCCCGATTCCCGCGCGCCCCGGGCGCGACGGCTCGACGTGGTCGGGACCGTGCTGCTCGCCGCCGGGCTCCTGCTGGTGCTCCACCCGGTGGCCCAGGGTCCGAGGCTCGGGTGGCCGTGGTGGGCGGTCGCGCTGCCGTTCTGCTCGGTGGCGGTGGTGGCGGCATTCGTCGCGTGGCAACGCCGTGCGCCGTCGCCGTTGGTGCCGTTGAGCCTGTTCAGGTTGCACGGGTTCGTGGGCGGGGCATGCGCTCAGATCGCGCTCTACGCCGGTGTCACCGGGTTCTTCCTGGTGCTGGCGGTGGAGTTGCAGACCGTGCACGGGTTCAGCGCGTGGGGTACCGGGCTGACGTTCGTGGCGTGGTCGGCGGGCATCGCGGTGGCGTCGGCGTTCTCCGGGAGGCTCGCCGCCCGGTGGGGACGGCGGCTGACCGTCGCGGGCGCGCTGGTGATGTGCCTGGGCATGATCGGGCTGCTGGTCGCGAACGGACCGGTGATCGGCGCGGCCGACCTGGTGCCGGGGTTGTTCGTGGCGGGCCTCGGGATGGGGCTGGTCGCGCCCACGCTGGTGGAGGTGTCGCTGCGGGAGGTCGACCTCGCGCACGCCGGGGCGGCCTCCGGGGTGGTGGCCACGGCCGGGCAGCTCGGGGGAGCGCTCGGCGTGGTCGGGCTGGGCGCGGTCCACCTCGTCACCGGGGACCTCGCCGCCGTGCTGTGGTGCGAGGTGGCGCTGTTCGCGTCGGTGGCGGTGTTCCTGTCGGCCGCCTCGCGGACTCGCGTTGCCTGA
- a CDS encoding trypsin-like serine protease, whose product MRTARLLSRAAFIGMALALVTGAGHDAFAAPDDPPVEVQVIGGHNATEVYPFHAQMSNGCGGSLVAPQWIVTATHCGSAGSARLGSNTRSSGGEVRSVDRVVNRSGTDLTLMHLSQPSTLTPVKMATANPAAGSPVRLIGYGCTSWPSCSNPSTLQEIDLTILASSRCAAGGGASTDVCVSGDRTHSACHGDSGGPALVGTRGNWTLVGETHGPGDNNGECATTTLYTGIAANVAWINQQTGGTTPPGKKFENTDNLDIPDNGAAVTSQVTVSGQAGNAPAGLKVNVDVKHPYRGDLVLDLVAPDGSTYRLKSSSADSADNILTTYTVNASSEVANGAWKLKVQDVGPQDVGYLDAWSVEF is encoded by the coding sequence ATGAGAACCGCCCGCCTGCTGAGCCGTGCCGCCTTCATCGGCATGGCCTTGGCGCTGGTGACCGGCGCAGGGCACGACGCCTTCGCCGCGCCCGACGACCCGCCGGTGGAGGTGCAGGTCATCGGCGGCCACAACGCCACCGAGGTCTACCCGTTCCACGCCCAGATGAGCAACGGCTGCGGCGGCAGCCTGGTGGCACCGCAGTGGATCGTCACCGCCACCCACTGCGGCAGCGCCGGCTCGGCCCGGCTCGGGTCCAACACCCGCAGCTCCGGCGGCGAGGTGCGCAGCGTCGACCGCGTGGTGAACCGCTCGGGCACGGACCTGACGCTGATGCACCTGTCCCAGCCCTCCACCCTGACCCCGGTCAAGATGGCCACGGCCAACCCGGCGGCGGGCAGCCCGGTGCGGCTGATCGGCTACGGCTGCACGAGCTGGCCGTCGTGCTCCAACCCGTCCACGCTCCAGGAGATCGACCTGACCATCCTGGCGTCCAGCCGGTGCGCGGCGGGCGGCGGCGCGTCCACCGACGTCTGCGTTTCCGGCGACCGGACGCACTCGGCGTGCCACGGCGACTCCGGCGGCCCGGCCCTGGTGGGCACGCGCGGCAACTGGACGCTGGTCGGCGAGACGCACGGTCCGGGCGACAACAACGGCGAGTGCGCCACGACGACCCTGTACACGGGCATCGCCGCGAACGTCGCGTGGATCAACCAGCAGACCGGCGGCACCACCCCGCCCGGCAAGAAGTTCGAGAACACCGACAACCTCGACATCCCGGACAACGGCGCGGCGGTGACCAGCCAGGTCACCGTCTCCGGCCAGGCGGGCAACGCCCCGGCCGGGCTGAAGGTCAACGTGGACGTCAAGCACCCGTACCGCGGCGACCTGGTGCTGGACCTGGTGGCCCCGGACGGCTCCACCTACCGGCTGAAGAGCTCGTCCGCCGACTCGGCGGACAACATCCTCACCACCTACACCGTCAACGCCTCGTCCGAGGTGGCCAACGGGGCCTGGAAGCTGAAGGTGCAGGACGTCGGCCCGCAGGACGTCGGCTACCTCGACGCCTGGAGCGTCGAGTTCTAG
- a CDS encoding carbohydrate binding domain-containing protein, producing the protein MTGAGPSAPHSATFSVEVKGAVPGGAVVNGGFEDGGLTPWTAPGDAIVSTAAHSGTHALQVTPSGSGNGQASQPVTLTPGKSYTLKAWVR; encoded by the coding sequence GTGACCGGGGCCGGCCCGTCGGCCCCGCACTCCGCCACCTTCTCGGTCGAGGTCAAGGGCGCGGTGCCCGGCGGCGCGGTCGTCAACGGCGGTTTCGAGGACGGCGGGCTGACCCCGTGGACCGCTCCGGGCGACGCGATCGTCAGCACCGCGGCCCACTCCGGCACGCACGCGCTGCAGGTCACGCCGAGCGGGTCGGGCAATGGGCAGGCGTCCCAGCCGGTGACCCTCACGCCGGGCAAGTCGTACACGCTCAAGGCGTGGGTGCGCTGA